Proteins encoded within one genomic window of Sphaerotilus montanus:
- a CDS encoding DUF692 domain-containing protein, whose translation MPAPTAAGIGLRQPHAALLRQQRPPLGFLEVHSENYFAPGGAARAVLADLRQDYAVSLHGVGLSLGSACGLDAWHLDRLAELVAAVEPVRVSDHASFARVDPGRGAPVWHGSDLLPIAFTDAALAIMVSNVQQVQERLRRPILVENLSAYLAWADDGLTEPDFFNALAQRSGCGVLLDVNNLVVNALNAGDDEAAAVRRACAWVDRLAPGVAGEIHLAGYVETDTLVIDDHGSRVHPPVWQVYAHAVRRHGPVPTLIEWDTDLPTLDVLLAEAAQADAVQQGARA comes from the coding sequence ATGCCTGCACCGACCGCTGCGGGCATCGGCCTGCGCCAGCCCCACGCGGCGCTGCTCCGGCAGCAGCGCCCGCCGCTGGGCTTCCTCGAAGTCCACAGTGAAAACTACTTCGCGCCGGGTGGCGCCGCCCGCGCCGTGCTCGCCGATCTGCGCCAGGACTACGCCGTCAGCCTGCACGGGGTCGGCCTGTCGCTCGGCAGCGCCTGCGGGCTGGATGCGTGGCACCTGGACCGGCTGGCCGAGCTGGTCGCCGCCGTCGAGCCGGTGCGGGTGTCCGACCACGCCAGCTTCGCCCGGGTGGATCCGGGGCGGGGCGCGCCGGTCTGGCATGGCAGCGACCTGCTGCCGATCGCCTTCACCGACGCTGCGCTGGCGATCATGGTCAGCAACGTGCAGCAGGTGCAGGAGCGCCTGCGCCGCCCGATCCTGGTCGAGAACCTGAGCGCCTACCTGGCCTGGGCCGACGATGGTCTGACCGAACCCGATTTCTTCAACGCCCTGGCGCAGCGCAGCGGCTGCGGCGTGCTGCTCGACGTGAACAACCTCGTTGTCAACGCGCTCAACGCGGGCGACGACGAGGCTGCCGCCGTGCGCCGCGCCTGCGCCTGGGTCGACCGGCTCGCGCCCGGTGTGGCCGGCGAGATCCACCTCGCCGGCTATGTCGAGACCGACACGCTGGTCATCGACGACCACGGCAGCCGCGTGCACCCGCCCGTCTGGCAGGTCTACGCGCACGCCGTGCGGCGCCATGGTCCGGTGCCGACGCTGATCGAGTGGGACACCGACCTGCCGACGCTCGACGTGCTGCTGGCCGAAGCGGCGCAGGCCGACGCCGTGCAGCAGGGGGCCCGCGCATGA
- a CDS encoding BufA1 family periplasmic bufferin-type metallophore, protein MNQRLILSSALASVLAMGAIAPAAAQDKAKEKCYGIAKAGQNDCANLSGTHSCAGQSKADMGADEWKYVPKGTCKDMKGMTADEAKMGMKK, encoded by the coding sequence ATGAACCAGCGCCTCATCCTCTCTTCCGCCCTCGCTTCCGTGCTCGCCATGGGCGCCATCGCTCCGGCCGCCGCGCAGGACAAGGCCAAGGAAAAGTGCTACGGCATCGCCAAGGCCGGCCAGAACGACTGCGCCAACCTCTCGGGCACCCACTCCTGCGCCGGCCAGAGCAAGGCCGACATGGGCGCCGACGAATGGAAGTACGTGCCCAAGGGCACCTGCAAGGACATGAAGGGCATGACGGCCGACGAGGCCAAGATGGGCATGAAGAAGTAA
- a CDS encoding sigma-70 family RNA polymerase sigma factor, with protein sequence MSDFARQVQALRPQLLRYARNQLRNDAWAEDAVSETLLAALEKPQAYTGAAQLKTWLIGILKHKVIDQLRRHRREVSTTSDDEDREDLDEWLFRADGHWREMPADWGNPGAALGQRQFFEVLEACMEHLPGQQGRVFMMREWLELDTDEICKETGVSATNLFVLLHRARLRLRECLQVNWFTGHHKPT encoded by the coding sequence ATGAGTGACTTCGCCCGGCAGGTGCAAGCCCTGCGCCCGCAACTGCTGCGCTACGCCCGCAACCAGCTGCGCAACGACGCCTGGGCGGAAGACGCCGTGTCCGAGACGCTGCTGGCCGCGCTGGAGAAGCCCCAGGCCTACACCGGCGCGGCCCAGCTGAAGACCTGGCTGATCGGCATCCTCAAGCACAAGGTGATCGACCAACTCCGCCGGCACCGGCGCGAGGTCTCGACCACCTCGGACGACGAGGACCGGGAGGATCTGGACGAGTGGCTGTTCCGGGCCGATGGCCACTGGCGGGAGATGCCTGCCGACTGGGGCAATCCGGGCGCGGCGCTGGGGCAGCGGCAGTTCTTCGAGGTGCTCGAAGCCTGCATGGAGCATCTGCCGGGTCAGCAGGGCCGTGTCTTCATGATGCGCGAGTGGCTGGAGCTGGACACCGACGAGATCTGTAAGGAAACCGGCGTGAGCGCGACCAACCTGTTTGTGCTGCTGCACCGCGCCAGGCTGCGCCTGCGCGAATGCCTCCAGGTGAACTGGTTCACCGGCCACCACAAGCCGACCTGA
- a CDS encoding anti-sigma factor family protein yields MRLLLTCKETTRLVLEGEDRTLPLGERVLIHLHQRMCKGCTRFSRQVRLMHGALDDWRRYADGNDQTPPAP; encoded by the coding sequence ATGCGACTGCTGCTGACCTGCAAGGAAACCACCCGCCTCGTGCTCGAAGGCGAAGACCGCACGCTGCCGCTGGGCGAGCGCGTCCTGATACACCTCCACCAGCGCATGTGCAAGGGCTGCACCCGCTTTTCCAGGCAGGTGCGGCTGATGCACGGCGCGCTGGACGACTGGCGCCGCTACGCCGACGGCAACGACCAGACTCCGCCCGCGCCCTGA
- a CDS encoding glycosyltransferase family 2 protein, whose translation MIEVSIVLPTFNRLDVIGRAVASILMQSHQDWELIVVDDGSTDGTRARIESLDPRIRYIEQSNQGVYVARNTGLRAARGRFVTFMDSDDEWLPHFLALTTAFLNAHPDRHWVTTEFVEDLGDGSPPILHDRHDIGVLYDGFARAIRSRALLLPTGVKDDYLRVYDRKRIVGAWGRAIVESLGRPDAMVYEGMLFQHMRWGYLNWLPVTMCRREAIAQIGPFATRTRSAADYHFLARLAREFPASMIAVPSAIKYERAAGNQPLAQAHLATGSGAYRFEVNKLGFFDELFAGPDCTDEETLRLRRHYCLAAGHRALALGLRQDAIGYLRQAAAWQRGLWVAWPRLALARLVPGDAAAGRLYSGWIRGTDVLRRLLTGRLSPATALRKALRRVLKPSAPLHQMQGEGQTVTDAALDSFQQSRAR comes from the coding sequence GTGATTGAAGTATCTATAGTCCTTCCAACGTTCAATCGGTTGGACGTGATCGGGCGCGCCGTGGCCAGCATCCTGATGCAGTCCCACCAAGACTGGGAGCTGATCGTGGTCGATGATGGCTCGACCGACGGCACACGCGCCCGCATCGAGTCGCTCGACCCGCGCATCCGCTACATCGAGCAATCCAATCAGGGCGTGTACGTCGCCCGCAACACGGGCTTGCGCGCTGCGCGCGGACGATTCGTGACCTTCATGGATTCCGACGACGAGTGGTTGCCGCACTTTCTGGCGCTGACCACGGCATTCCTGAACGCGCATCCGGACCGGCATTGGGTGACCACCGAGTTTGTCGAGGACCTGGGCGATGGTTCGCCTCCTATCCTCCATGATCGGCATGACATCGGCGTTCTTTATGACGGATTTGCCCGGGCGATCCGTTCGCGTGCGTTGCTGCTGCCGACGGGCGTGAAGGATGACTACCTGCGCGTCTACGACCGCAAGCGCATCGTCGGGGCCTGGGGCCGCGCGATCGTCGAGTCGCTCGGGCGGCCGGATGCGATGGTCTACGAGGGCATGTTGTTCCAGCACATGCGCTGGGGCTATCTGAACTGGCTCCCGGTGACCATGTGCCGGCGCGAGGCCATCGCGCAGATCGGCCCGTTCGCCACCCGCACGCGCAGTGCGGCCGATTACCACTTTCTCGCCCGGCTGGCGCGCGAGTTTCCGGCCAGCATGATCGCGGTGCCCTCGGCGATCAAGTACGAGCGTGCCGCTGGCAACCAGCCGCTGGCGCAGGCCCATCTGGCCACGGGCAGCGGAGCCTACCGGTTCGAGGTGAACAAGCTGGGGTTCTTCGACGAGCTGTTTGCCGGGCCGGACTGCACCGACGAGGAGACGCTGCGATTGCGCCGTCACTACTGTCTGGCGGCCGGTCACCGCGCCCTGGCGCTGGGACTCCGGCAGGACGCCATCGGCTATCTGCGCCAGGCGGCGGCGTGGCAGCGGGGGCTGTGGGTGGCCTGGCCGCGGCTGGCGCTGGCGCGGCTGGTGCCCGGAGATGCGGCGGCGGGGCGCCTCTACAGCGGCTGGATCCGGGGGACCGATGTCTTGCGGCGCCTGCTCACCGGGCGCCTGTCGCCTGCCACGGCCTTGCGCAAGGCGCTGCGCCGTGTCCTGAAACCCTCGGCGCCGCTGCACCAGATGCAGGGCGAGGGACAGACGGTGACCGACGCCGCGCTGGACAGTTTCCAGCAATCACGCGCCCGCTGA
- a CDS encoding polysaccharide deacetylase family protein — MIRISRPIARWFVQARYPSGTNLLPILMYHRVLTEPDPLQPDVPHQALLAEQFRTLAGAFNVLPLHEAAELLRNGGLPPGAACITFDDGYRDNHDLALPLLREYKLPATVFVASGFLNGGRMFNDSVVETVRRLDTGEIDLSRVGLGKRLVSDMASRRTLIGELTKAVKYLDPVERDDFCEDLCRRAGSRLPTDLMMDDRHVKAMSDAGVDIGGHTVSHPILARVDGPAAQREIESNRDHLTALTGRQPLCFAYPNGKPNLDYTSAHARMVNGAGYKAAVSTAVGVASDDADTFQLPRFMPRERSAAQFVARMVRMATHRHRQVAD; from the coding sequence ATGATCAGGATTTCACGTCCGATTGCACGCTGGTTCGTGCAGGCCCGGTATCCATCGGGCACCAATCTGTTGCCCATCCTGATGTACCACCGGGTGTTGACCGAACCCGATCCGCTGCAGCCTGATGTGCCGCACCAGGCGCTGCTGGCGGAGCAGTTCCGCACGCTGGCCGGCGCCTTCAATGTGCTCCCGCTGCACGAGGCAGCGGAACTCCTGCGCAACGGCGGCTTGCCGCCGGGCGCGGCCTGCATCACCTTCGACGACGGCTACCGCGACAACCACGATCTGGCACTGCCGCTGCTGCGCGAGTACAAGCTGCCCGCCACCGTGTTCGTGGCCTCCGGCTTTCTCAATGGCGGTCGCATGTTCAACGACTCGGTGGTCGAGACGGTGCGGCGACTCGACACCGGCGAGATCGACCTGTCGCGCGTCGGACTCGGCAAGCGTCTGGTGAGCGACATGGCCTCGCGCCGCACACTGATCGGCGAGCTGACCAAGGCGGTCAAGTACCTGGACCCGGTCGAACGCGACGATTTCTGCGAAGACCTGTGCCGCCGCGCCGGATCGCGCCTGCCAACCGACCTCATGATGGACGACAGGCACGTCAAGGCGATGTCCGATGCGGGCGTCGACATCGGCGGGCACACGGTCAGCCATCCCATCCTGGCCCGCGTCGATGGCCCGGCGGCCCAGCGCGAGATCGAGAGCAACCGCGACCACCTCACCGCACTGACCGGCCGGCAGCCGCTGTGCTTCGCCTACCCGAACGGCAAGCCGAACCTGGACTACACCTCCGCGCACGCACGCATGGTGAACGGTGCCGGCTACAAGGCGGCGGTTTCCACGGCGGTCGGCGTGGCATCCGACGATGCGGACACCTTCCAGTTGCCCCGCTTCATGCCACGCGAACGCAGTGCCGCACAGTTCGTGGCACGCATGGTGCGCATGGCCACCCACCGACATCGACAGGTCGCCGATTGA
- a CDS encoding lipopolysaccharide biosynthesis protein, which translates to MSNQFGAKAMLRSALLMTGSTYVAYAAGLVASMLVARGLGPADFGRYAYLIWLSGVLVLLMNHGLTTSAIRFVSESLGRDDLAGAQALHRWFQKRQGWSILLIGALFLLGVPILKPAGWEGHLTYFAFVALVASATKAWYLFSISVAKGHGRFGVEASSVSALSLVNLVGAGILAMMGVPLEGFMLLFLLVSVAHPVMATLQLRRADIRKGGRDCQETLLQRVRPHLFWTMVSTFVFAFSNKAVETFLLNKLAGAEAVGFFTIAATLTRGGVELLSTGLTTVLMPMMANAFGAGGRERVNRIAGDAVRYFHFLGLLLTGVGFFWATPVIALMYGDKYAPAAFALQMMVIIRGFTLSHAAFGALLSITDNQRLRAAESIFAVIVSAAAALWLVPLYGLQGAILAHMLSTAAVFLFSFGCVRVVLKVPLPYGDAARMTAAALSAAAVSMGALIATDSPSSLHQILVGILYVLTYLACTLIFKVWNQYDLAMLGNLGHRIPAFKRLAFLLIPWVRHV; encoded by the coding sequence ATGAGCAACCAGTTCGGTGCCAAGGCCATGCTGCGCTCGGCATTGCTGATGACGGGGTCGACCTACGTCGCGTACGCCGCCGGTCTGGTGGCGAGCATGCTGGTGGCGCGTGGACTCGGTCCGGCCGACTTCGGCCGCTATGCCTACCTGATCTGGCTGTCAGGCGTGCTGGTGCTGCTGATGAACCACGGCCTCACCACGTCCGCGATCCGCTTCGTCTCCGAGTCCCTTGGTCGCGACGACCTCGCGGGAGCGCAGGCGCTGCACCGCTGGTTCCAGAAGCGCCAGGGCTGGTCGATCCTCCTGATCGGTGCGCTTTTCCTGCTCGGGGTGCCCATCCTCAAGCCCGCGGGCTGGGAAGGCCACCTGACCTACTTCGCCTTCGTGGCGCTGGTGGCCTCCGCGACCAAGGCCTGGTACCTGTTCAGCATCTCGGTCGCCAAAGGCCACGGGCGCTTCGGCGTCGAGGCCAGCTCGGTGAGCGCCCTCAGTCTGGTGAACCTCGTCGGTGCCGGCATTCTGGCGATGATGGGGGTGCCGCTGGAAGGCTTCATGCTGCTGTTCCTGCTGGTTTCGGTGGCCCACCCGGTCATGGCCACCCTGCAGTTGCGCCGCGCAGACATCCGCAAGGGCGGGCGAGACTGCCAGGAGACCCTGCTGCAGCGGGTTCGCCCCCATCTCTTCTGGACCATGGTGTCCACCTTCGTCTTCGCCTTCAGCAACAAGGCGGTCGAGACCTTCCTGTTGAACAAGCTGGCCGGCGCGGAGGCCGTGGGCTTCTTCACCATCGCGGCCACCCTGACACGCGGAGGAGTCGAATTGCTGTCCACCGGGCTCACCACGGTGCTGATGCCGATGATGGCCAATGCCTTCGGGGCGGGCGGGCGCGAGCGGGTCAACCGCATCGCCGGCGATGCCGTCCGGTACTTCCATTTTCTCGGACTCCTGCTCACGGGCGTGGGCTTCTTCTGGGCCACGCCGGTCATTGCGCTGATGTATGGCGACAAGTACGCGCCCGCCGCGTTTGCCCTGCAGATGATGGTGATCATCCGAGGCTTCACCCTGTCGCACGCGGCCTTCGGCGCACTGCTGTCGATCACCGACAACCAGCGCCTGCGGGCGGCCGAATCGATCTTCGCGGTCATCGTCAGCGCGGCGGCTGCGCTGTGGCTGGTGCCGCTCTACGGTCTGCAGGGCGCCATCCTTGCGCACATGCTGTCGACCGCGGCCGTGTTCCTCTTCTCGTTCGGCTGTGTGCGGGTGGTGCTGAAGGTGCCATTGCCCTATGGCGACGCCGCCCGCATGACCGCCGCAGCCCTCAGCGCTGCCGCCGTGTCGATGGGGGCGCTGATCGCCACCGACTCGCCCTCGTCGCTGCACCAGATTCTGGTCGGCATCCTCTACGTCCTGACTTACCTGGCGTGCACCTTGATCTTCAAGGTCTGGAACCAGTACGATCTGGCCATGCTCGGTAATCTCGGCCATCGGATTCCCGCATTCAAGCGACTGGCTTTCCTGCTGATTCCCTGGGTCCGCCATGTCTGA
- a CDS encoding glycosyltransferase family 2 protein encodes MSGVSVSPPGLISVVIPAYNAQQSLPATLDSLFAQTWPTLEIIVVDDGSTDRTADVLASYGDRIRTIRQPNGGLASARRTGVAAAGGQWIAIMDADDLCRPERLAVQARVLQRWPEVVLCCSDFDAFNEQGVVGTAYASRYYASIGRAPEGVKSLLGQAEVLDLKGCLPASPAATESDRQTTVHRGNAYRALAHGNFVHPPTIMFRRTLLDTAGTFDTEAGSMCDWDWITRVAAVGSIAFVERPLLEYRLSSTQMSSARHRIRASQDTLRVAERICRRDEALYLAELPRFRADLGFFCADAADAEVDHDKWQAAQLLTRSVVRFGRVDALTLRVLLKILTPAWALAAKRSRQALHTA; translated from the coding sequence ATGTCAGGAGTTTCCGTCAGTCCACCCGGGCTGATCAGCGTCGTCATACCGGCCTACAACGCGCAGCAGTCCTTGCCGGCAACGCTGGACAGCCTCTTTGCCCAGACCTGGCCAACACTCGAAATCATCGTCGTGGACGATGGGTCCACCGACCGCACGGCCGACGTTCTCGCCAGCTACGGAGACCGCATCCGCACGATCCGCCAACCGAACGGTGGCCTCGCCAGCGCGCGCCGCACCGGCGTGGCCGCGGCCGGCGGTCAATGGATCGCCATCATGGATGCAGATGACCTGTGCCGACCGGAACGCCTGGCCGTGCAGGCGCGGGTGCTGCAGCGGTGGCCGGAGGTCGTGCTGTGCTGCAGCGACTTCGATGCGTTCAATGAACAGGGCGTGGTCGGCACCGCCTACGCAAGCCGTTACTACGCCAGCATCGGGCGTGCACCGGAGGGCGTGAAGTCGCTGCTGGGCCAGGCCGAAGTCCTGGACCTGAAGGGCTGCCTGCCGGCTTCTCCAGCCGCCACCGAATCCGACCGACAGACCACCGTCCACCGTGGCAACGCCTACCGTGCGCTGGCACATGGCAACTTCGTCCATCCACCGACGATCATGTTCCGGCGCACACTGCTCGACACGGCCGGCACCTTCGACACCGAAGCCGGCTCGATGTGCGACTGGGACTGGATCACGCGCGTGGCCGCCGTGGGTTCGATCGCCTTCGTGGAACGCCCGCTGCTGGAATACCGGCTGTCCTCGACCCAGATGTCGTCAGCACGCCACCGCATCCGGGCCAGCCAGGACACGCTGCGGGTAGCCGAGCGCATCTGCCGCCGTGACGAGGCGCTCTACCTGGCCGAACTCCCCCGCTTCCGGGCTGATCTGGGCTTCTTCTGTGCCGATGCCGCAGATGCCGAAGTCGACCACGACAAGTGGCAAGCGGCCCAGCTGCTGACCCGCAGCGTGGTGCGGTTCGGGCGCGTCGATGCGCTGACGCTGCGGGTGCTGCTCAAGATCCTGACCCCCGCCTGGGCCCTGGCGGCCAAGCGCAGCCGCCAGGCCCTGCACACAGCCTGA
- a CDS encoding GNAT family N-acetyltransferase, with translation MTVRTSTPSPSDSRTAYALSLTPLPERSRLQADWLALEARSRASFFTSWAWIGVWLDTLPPTVQPRLLQARQGAQLVGLALVVDGPARQRFGLRFCSTAFLHATGRPEFDILTVEHNDFLLDADQADAVRAAMLGHWLEQLRGVTEVTLPGLAGSGWPVGAEQTGRRQVTREDWVRRSYAVDLPAVREAGGDFLKLISANSRSQIRRSMKEYARLGPLTLEAATTVAQGLDWLDRLAALHQAHWVAQGEPGAFSNAFFTRFHRTLVERHLLDGGVQLLRVAVGEHDLAFLYSFVRGGRVYFYQSGLEYGLIEKHARPGLVAHVLAAQYNAAQGHGVYDFMAGESRYKVNLATLDEQMTWTTLRTSAWRFDLEAALRRRRQRKAAAAADATPAVAEAPSAD, from the coding sequence ATGACTGTTCGGACCTCCACTCCTTCGCCCTCCGATTCCCGAACCGCGTACGCCCTGTCCCTGACGCCTCTGCCCGAGCGCTCCCGGCTGCAGGCCGACTGGCTGGCGCTCGAAGCGCGCTCGCGCGCGAGTTTCTTCACCTCCTGGGCCTGGATCGGGGTGTGGCTGGACACGCTGCCGCCGACGGTGCAGCCGCGCCTGCTGCAGGCCCGACAGGGCGCGCAGCTGGTCGGACTGGCGCTGGTGGTCGATGGCCCTGCCCGCCAGCGCTTCGGGCTGCGCTTCTGCAGCACCGCCTTCCTGCATGCGACCGGCCGGCCCGAGTTCGACATCCTCACCGTCGAGCACAACGATTTTCTGCTGGACGCTGACCAGGCGGACGCCGTGCGCGCGGCCATGCTCGGCCACTGGCTGGAGCAGCTGCGCGGCGTGACCGAGGTGACGCTGCCCGGTCTGGCGGGCAGCGGCTGGCCGGTCGGTGCCGAGCAGACCGGGCGGCGCCAGGTGACGCGCGAGGACTGGGTGCGTCGCTCCTACGCGGTGGACCTGCCGGCGGTGCGCGAGGCGGGCGGCGACTTCCTCAAGCTCATCAGCGCCAACAGCCGCTCGCAGATCCGCCGCAGCATGAAGGAGTACGCGCGCCTTGGCCCGCTCACGCTGGAGGCCGCGACCACGGTCGCGCAGGGCCTCGACTGGCTGGACCGGCTGGCGGCGCTGCACCAGGCGCACTGGGTGGCGCAGGGCGAGCCGGGGGCGTTCAGCAATGCGTTCTTCACCCGCTTCCACCGCACCCTGGTGGAGCGGCATCTGCTGGACGGCGGGGTGCAGTTGCTGCGCGTCGCCGTGGGCGAACACGACCTGGCGTTCCTTTACAGCTTCGTGCGCGGCGGCCGGGTGTATTTCTACCAGTCGGGGCTGGAGTACGGCCTGATCGAGAAGCACGCGCGGCCCGGTCTGGTCGCCCATGTGCTGGCCGCCCAGTACAACGCGGCCCAAGGCCACGGTGTCTATGACTTCATGGCCGGCGAGTCGCGCTACAAGGTCAATCTGGCCACGCTGGACGAGCAGATGACCTGGACGACGCTGCGCACCTCGGCCTGGCGCTTCGATCTGGAAGCCGCACTGCGGCGGCGACGCCAGCGCAAGGCGGCAGCAGCAGCGGATGCCACGCCTGCCGTGGCCGAGGCGCCGTCCGCCGACTGA
- the rocF gene encoding arginase encodes MVQTRKTVVSLIGVPTDAGASARGASMGPEALRVAGLRERLEAHGLSVRDTGNLAGPPNPWQPPVDGYRHLAEVAEWNRLTHEAVHAELAAGHLPIMLGGDHCLGIGSISAVARHCREQGRKLRVLWLDAHADFNTSTITPSGNIHGMPVACLCGFGPDELTRIGGHVPAISPKVIRQIGIRSVDEGEKRFVHQQDLEVFDMRYIDEMGMRHAMELALATLDDHTHLHVSFDVDFLDPDIAPGVGTTVPGGPTYREAQLCMEMIADTGRLASLDVVELNPAFDHRNRTAELAVDLIESLFGKSTLMRK; translated from the coding sequence ATGGTGCAGACCCGCAAGACCGTGGTGTCCCTGATCGGTGTACCGACGGATGCCGGAGCCTCGGCCCGCGGCGCTTCGATGGGGCCCGAAGCCTTGCGGGTCGCCGGACTGCGCGAGCGTCTGGAGGCCCACGGGCTGTCGGTGCGCGACACCGGCAACCTCGCCGGCCCGCCCAATCCCTGGCAACCACCGGTCGATGGCTACCGCCATCTGGCCGAAGTCGCCGAATGGAATCGCCTGACGCACGAGGCCGTGCATGCCGAACTGGCGGCAGGCCACCTGCCGATCATGCTGGGCGGTGACCACTGCCTGGGCATCGGCTCGATCAGTGCCGTGGCGCGCCATTGCCGCGAACAGGGCCGCAAGCTGCGTGTGCTGTGGCTGGATGCCCACGCCGACTTCAACACCAGCACCATCACCCCGAGTGGCAACATCCATGGCATGCCCGTGGCGTGCCTCTGCGGGTTCGGCCCGGACGAGCTGACCCGCATCGGCGGCCACGTGCCAGCGATCTCGCCCAAGGTGATCCGCCAGATCGGCATCCGCAGCGTGGACGAGGGCGAGAAGCGCTTCGTGCACCAGCAGGACCTCGAAGTCTTCGACATGCGCTACATCGACGAGATGGGCATGCGACACGCCATGGAGCTGGCGCTGGCCACGCTCGATGACCACACCCACCTGCACGTGAGCTTCGACGTCGATTTCCTCGATCCGGACATCGCACCCGGCGTGGGCACCACCGTGCCGGGCGGGCCGACCTACCGCGAGGCGCAGCTCTGCATGGAGATGATCGCCGACACCGGGCGTCTGGCCTCGCTGGACGTGGTCGAGCTGAATCCGGCCTTCGACCACCGCAACCGGACGGCTGAACTCGCCGTCGATCTGATCGAAAGCCTGTTCGGCAAGAGCACCCTGATGCGCAAGTGA
- a CDS encoding LOG family protein has protein sequence MDQLHPDLKARNFPSAEEEALAAQPVSRYSGPESAYRLAFTDNDFLLRDELRPVRMQLELLKPELVQREQGIESTIVIFGSARILPLDIAAARLDAADASGDAAATARARTQVQMSRYYEEARAFAAIVTRESAQLDTPIHVVTGGGPGIMEAGNRGAHEVGGRSIGLNIVLPHEQEPNAYITPELCFQFHYFALRKMHFLMRSIALVCFPGGFGTLDELFETMTLIQTGKSRRRPILLFGRDFWSRLIDFDWLIETGMIGPRDTELFQFVETAEEAWAYLSSHYGFDLPDTQTGKFAEDM, from the coding sequence ATGGACCAACTTCATCCTGACCTGAAAGCCCGCAACTTCCCCAGCGCGGAGGAAGAAGCCCTTGCCGCTCAGCCGGTGTCCCGCTACAGCGGACCGGAAAGCGCCTACCGGCTGGCGTTCACCGACAACGACTTCCTGCTGCGCGATGAACTGCGCCCGGTCCGCATGCAGCTGGAGCTGCTCAAGCCGGAGCTGGTGCAGCGCGAGCAGGGCATCGAATCCACCATCGTCATCTTCGGCAGCGCCCGCATCCTGCCGCTGGACATCGCTGCCGCCCGCCTGGACGCGGCCGATGCCAGCGGGGATGCTGCGGCGACGGCCCGTGCGCGCACGCAGGTGCAGATGAGCCGCTATTACGAGGAGGCGCGGGCCTTCGCCGCCATCGTCACGCGCGAATCGGCGCAGCTCGACACGCCCATCCATGTCGTCACGGGCGGTGGCCCCGGCATCATGGAGGCGGGCAACCGTGGCGCACACGAGGTGGGCGGCCGCAGCATCGGCCTGAACATCGTGCTGCCGCACGAGCAGGAGCCGAACGCCTACATCACGCCCGAACTGTGCTTCCAGTTCCACTACTTCGCGCTGCGCAAGATGCATTTCCTGATGCGCAGCATCGCGCTGGTGTGCTTCCCCGGCGGCTTCGGCACGCTCGACGAGCTGTTCGAGACGATGACCCTGATCCAGACCGGCAAGTCCCGCCGGCGGCCGATCCTGCTGTTCGGGCGTGACTTCTGGAGCCGGCTGATCGACTTCGACTGGCTGATCGAGACCGGCATGATCGGCCCGCGCGACACCGAACTGTTCCAGTTCGTCGAGACCGCCGAAGAGGCCTGGGCCTACCTGTCGAGCCACTATGGCTTCGATCTCCCCGACACGCAGACCGGCAAGTTCGCCGAGGACATGTGA
- a CDS encoding HesA/MoeB/ThiF family protein, whose product MNDNQLLRYSRHILLDEIGVEGQQRLLAGHVLVIGAGGLGSPVLLYLASAGVGTVTVVDHDTVDRTNLQRQIAHTEERVGQPKVLSAAASMAAINPEVRVHTIAERADAAMLDTLVARADVVLDCSDNFPTRHAVNAACVRHGKPLVSGAAIGLDGQISVWDPRGAADPCYACVFPPSAEVPEVRCATMGVFAPLVGIIGTMQVAEALKILAGFGTSLAGRLQMLDVRRMEWTEIRMGRDPACPVCAGRHTEEHGPTSS is encoded by the coding sequence ATGAACGACAACCAGCTGCTGCGCTACAGCCGCCACATCCTGCTCGACGAGATCGGGGTGGAAGGCCAGCAGCGGCTCCTGGCGGGACACGTGCTGGTGATCGGCGCCGGCGGGCTGGGCTCGCCGGTGCTGCTCTACCTGGCCAGCGCGGGCGTCGGCACGGTCACCGTGGTCGACCACGACACGGTGGACCGCACCAACCTGCAGCGCCAGATCGCCCACACCGAGGAGCGTGTCGGCCAGCCCAAGGTGCTGTCCGCCGCGGCCTCGATGGCGGCGATCAACCCGGAGGTGCGCGTCCACACCATCGCCGAGCGCGCGGATGCTGCGATGCTCGACACGCTGGTGGCCCGGGCCGACGTGGTGCTGGACTGCAGCGACAACTTCCCCACCCGGCACGCCGTCAACGCGGCCTGCGTGCGCCACGGCAAGCCGCTGGTCTCGGGCGCGGCGATCGGGCTGGATGGCCAGATCTCGGTCTGGGATCCGCGTGGTGCAGCCGACCCGTGCTACGCCTGCGTGTTTCCGCCGTCGGCGGAGGTGCCCGAGGTGCGCTGCGCCACGATGGGCGTGTTCGCGCCGCTGGTCGGCATCATCGGCACGATGCAGGTGGCCGAGGCACTGAAGATCCTGGCCGGTTTCGGCACCTCGCTGGCCGGACGCCTGCAGATGCTCGACGTGCGCCGCATGGAATGGACCGAGATCCGCATGGGCCGCGACCCCGCGTGCCCCGTCTGCGCGGGTCGTCACACCGAAGAACATGGACCAACTTCATCCTGA